A region from the Enterobacter roggenkampii genome encodes:
- a CDS encoding YdeI family stress tolerance OB fold protein, whose translation MKLSLISAFLIFLVPAAWADNNGGLQKGEAPPPPHALDSGYRGTDDARIMTIDQAKQLHDGATISLRGNLIDGSGDKFVFQDKTGKIDVIIPQAVFDGRTVKPDQMISINGSLDKKSSPAVVRVDRLQK comes from the coding sequence ATGAAATTATCGCTTATTTCCGCTTTTTTGATATTTCTGGTTCCGGCCGCATGGGCAGATAATAACGGCGGGTTACAAAAAGGTGAAGCCCCGCCGCCGCCCCACGCGCTGGATAGCGGATATCGCGGAACCGATGACGCGCGTATTATGACCATCGATCAGGCAAAACAACTGCACGACGGTGCGACCATTTCATTACGCGGTAATCTTATTGACGGTAGCGGCGATAAGTTTGTATTTCAGGATAAAACCGGAAAAATCGACGTTATTATTCCCCAGGCAGTCTTCGATGGCAGAACGGTAAAACCCGACCAGATGATCAGCATCAACGGTTCGCTTGATAAAAAATCATCTCCTGCCGTCGTCCGTGTCGATCGTTTGCAGAAATAA
- a CDS encoding DUF421 domain-containing protein: MDMVFRALAIYLFLVVVFKVAGRRALLQMTSFDLILLLIISEATQQALLGQDFSVTGAMITITTLVVVDIIFGLMKKYFSPVENILDGTPVILVENGVPLADKLKKVDVSCDDILVSARQNNGITEISQIKYAILERNGHISIIPFEK; the protein is encoded by the coding sequence ATGGATATGGTCTTTCGTGCGCTGGCTATTTATTTGTTCCTCGTGGTGGTATTTAAAGTGGCCGGGCGACGCGCGCTGCTGCAGATGACCAGCTTTGATCTCATTCTTCTCCTGATAATTAGTGAAGCCACGCAGCAGGCGCTTCTGGGGCAGGATTTTTCCGTCACCGGCGCGATGATTACGATTACCACCCTGGTGGTAGTGGATATTATTTTTGGCCTTATGAAAAAGTATTTTTCCCCGGTAGAGAATATTCTGGACGGCACGCCCGTGATTCTGGTGGAAAACGGCGTTCCCCTGGCGGATAAACTCAAAAAGGTCGATGTCTCTTGCGATGATATTCTGGTTTCCGCGCGTCAGAATAATGGCATTACCGAAATAAGCCAAATTAAATATGCCATACTTGAGCGCAATGGACATATTTCAATCATTCCTTTCGAGAAATAA
- a CDS encoding 2-oxo-tetronate isomerase, producing MSNLLHDNHYTVGELTKKLASKLTDAGLRLTTAESCTGGKLSVALCAEENTADFYDVGLVVFSDAAKARILGVRPETLARYTAVSEQTVTEMAASIRDIAQADISIAISGYAGPEGGDDGTAAGTVCFAWNIRGETKTRTVLFSGDCQEVVEKAVHFSLAELVTALSDGNNG from the coding sequence ATGAGCAATCTTTTGCACGATAACCATTACACCGTCGGTGAGCTGACAAAAAAACTGGCGAGCAAGTTAACCGATGCCGGTCTGCGCTTAACCACGGCGGAATCCTGCACCGGGGGAAAGCTCTCGGTGGCGCTCTGCGCTGAAGAGAACACGGCCGATTTTTATGATGTCGGGCTGGTAGTGTTCAGCGATGCCGCGAAAGCGCGGATCCTCGGCGTGCGTCCTGAAACGCTGGCGCGCTATACCGCCGTCAGCGAACAGACGGTGACCGAGATGGCCGCCAGCATCCGCGACATTGCCCAGGCGGATATCAGCATCGCCATCAGCGGATACGCTGGCCCGGAAGGGGGCGACGACGGCACGGCGGCGGGGACGGTCTGTTTTGCGTGGAACATACGTGGCGAGACGAAAACCCGTACCGTGCTTTTCTCCGGAGACTGTCAGGAGGTGGTGGAAAAAGCGGTGCATTTTTCGCTGGCAGAGCTGGTAACAGCATTGTCGGACGGAAATAACGGTTGA
- a CDS encoding SDR family oxidoreductase, which produces MAVIVITGGTAGVGKATALRFAKAGYDVGLIARDEASLHSTQEELRRFGVNAHAVQADVADSQAVVDAANEIEYRLGAIDVWVNNAMGAVLAPFRTLTPDEFRRVTEVTYLGYVNGTRAALELMVPRDRGVIIQVGSALAYRSIPLQSAYCGAKAAIRGFTDAVRTELMHENSRVQLSMVQMPGLNTPQFEWARNKFAWAMRPVPPVFEPEVAASAIFRVAQKPVRELWVGSSTIQSIVGQFLFPGFLDRLMVKKAWEGQMTDDLNAPDRRDYLDQPVNDLHKIHGRFTDEAKTRASSVTSGMPGKVALGALAVAGIVLTRLITRRKP; this is translated from the coding sequence ATGGCTGTCATAGTGATTACCGGTGGGACGGCGGGCGTGGGAAAAGCCACGGCGCTGCGCTTCGCAAAAGCAGGTTACGATGTGGGCCTCATCGCCCGTGATGAAGCCAGCCTGCACTCCACCCAGGAAGAGCTGCGCCGCTTCGGCGTAAATGCGCACGCCGTGCAGGCGGACGTCGCCGACAGTCAGGCGGTGGTGGATGCGGCTAACGAGATTGAGTATCGCCTCGGTGCGATTGATGTCTGGGTCAACAACGCCATGGGGGCCGTGCTTGCACCGTTTCGTACCCTTACGCCGGACGAGTTTCGGCGCGTGACCGAGGTGACATACCTCGGCTACGTGAACGGCACCCGCGCGGCGCTTGAGCTTATGGTTCCACGCGACAGGGGCGTGATTATTCAGGTAGGGTCCGCGCTGGCCTACCGTTCCATTCCCCTGCAGTCCGCCTACTGCGGGGCCAAAGCGGCGATCCGCGGGTTTACCGATGCGGTGCGCACCGAGCTGATGCATGAGAACAGCCGGGTTCAGCTTTCGATGGTGCAGATGCCGGGGCTCAATACGCCGCAGTTCGAATGGGCAAGGAACAAGTTCGCGTGGGCAATGCGGCCGGTACCGCCGGTGTTCGAGCCTGAAGTCGCCGCCAGCGCCATCTTCAGGGTGGCGCAAAAGCCGGTGCGCGAGCTGTGGGTTGGCAGCAGCACCATTCAGTCGATTGTCGGGCAGTTCCTCTTCCCGGGTTTTCTGGACAGGCTGATGGTGAAGAAAGCCTGGGAAGGTCAGATGACCGACGATCTGAACGCGCCGGACCGCCGGGATTATCTCGACCAGCCGGTTAACGACCTGCACAAAATCCATGGCCGTTTCACTGACGAAGCGAAAACCCGCGCGTCGTCCGTGACCTCCGGTATGCCGGGCAAAGTGGCGTTAGGGGCCCTTGCGGTGGCGGGTATTGTGTTGACGCGTTTGATAACCCGCCGGAAACCGTAA
- a CDS encoding alpha-amylase family protein yields MTDWHTRAIIYQIDTALFYDLNGDGCGDIAGIAAKLRYIRRMGATVIWITPFYLTPFLDEGYDVSDHLQVDPRFGKLADIIAFIEQARELGMQVIIELLIQHTSDAHPWFQQARRNPASPYRDYYLWSDSDDDDTPPMFPGVEESIWTWDDEAGQYYRHMFYRHEPDLNLTSPAVLKEIENIILFWLKLGVSGFRLDAASHLTTQAGNGDEKKGLWILEHMRRLIEEHNPDAILLGEVDVEVEAYQDYFGNNDRLNLVLNFWLNKYFYVSLARKSARPLRNAVKKMIVPPDSCCFANWLRNHDELDLEGISQKDKQFVLDTFAPDDEMNVYQRGIRRRLAPMLNGDLKRLAFCHAVLFSLPGVPVMRYGDEIGMGDDLDLEERYAVRTPMQWAGSKGGGFSAADPEKFIAPIIDRGPYRYQKINVADSLLHRNSLLHRIIDIANTRSEFPEIAVAPFRLLTIDSDAVLGIYYETEERSILTFVNFSDQPVQFTVKGIRNTTWTACLADKRYDDALVCGKTVELSLGGYGYRWFWTHRSALR; encoded by the coding sequence ATGACGGACTGGCATACACGGGCCATTATTTACCAGATTGATACCGCACTCTTTTATGATTTGAACGGCGATGGTTGCGGGGACATCGCCGGGATAGCGGCCAAGCTGCGGTACATTCGCCGCATGGGGGCGACGGTTATCTGGATCACCCCGTTTTACCTCACGCCCTTTCTCGATGAAGGCTATGACGTCAGCGACCATCTCCAGGTGGATCCCCGCTTCGGAAAGCTGGCCGATATCATCGCCTTTATCGAACAGGCCCGCGAGCTGGGCATGCAGGTCATTATTGAACTGCTGATCCAGCACACCTCTGACGCGCATCCCTGGTTCCAGCAGGCCCGCCGTAACCCGGCGTCACCCTACCGGGATTACTACCTCTGGTCAGATAGTGACGACGACGATACGCCTCCCATGTTTCCCGGCGTGGAGGAGAGCATCTGGACCTGGGACGACGAAGCGGGACAATACTACCGGCACATGTTCTATCGCCACGAACCGGACCTGAACCTGACCTCACCCGCGGTGCTGAAAGAGATTGAGAACATCATCCTCTTCTGGCTCAAGCTGGGCGTGTCGGGGTTCCGCCTGGATGCCGCCTCCCACCTGACCACGCAGGCGGGAAACGGTGATGAAAAAAAGGGCCTGTGGATCCTCGAACACATGCGCCGTCTGATTGAGGAACATAATCCGGACGCGATCCTGCTGGGTGAAGTGGACGTCGAGGTGGAGGCCTATCAGGACTACTTTGGCAATAATGACCGCCTGAATCTGGTGCTCAATTTCTGGCTCAACAAATATTTTTACGTTAGCCTGGCCCGCAAAAGCGCCCGTCCGCTGCGCAACGCGGTGAAGAAAATGATCGTCCCGCCCGATTCATGCTGTTTTGCCAACTGGCTGCGCAATCACGACGAGCTGGATCTGGAGGGCATCAGCCAGAAAGACAAACAGTTTGTCCTCGATACCTTCGCCCCTGACGACGAGATGAACGTCTACCAGCGCGGGATCCGCCGCCGCCTGGCGCCGATGTTGAACGGCGATCTGAAGCGGCTGGCGTTCTGCCACGCGGTACTCTTTTCCCTGCCCGGCGTTCCGGTGATGCGCTATGGCGATGAGATCGGCATGGGGGATGACCTCGATCTGGAGGAGCGCTACGCTGTGCGCACCCCCATGCAGTGGGCAGGATCGAAAGGCGGCGGTTTTTCGGCAGCCGACCCGGAAAAATTTATCGCGCCGATTATTGACCGCGGTCCTTACCGCTATCAAAAAATCAACGTCGCTGATTCGCTGCTCCACCGCAACTCGCTCCTGCACCGCATCATTGATATCGCCAATACCCGCTCGGAGTTCCCCGAAATTGCCGTTGCGCCCTTTCGGCTCCTCACGATCGATAGTGACGCGGTGCTGGGGATCTATTACGAGACCGAAGAACGCAGCATCCTGACCTTTGTTAACTTCAGTGACCAGCCGGTGCAGTTCACCGTGAAGGGGATCCGCAACACGACCTGGACCGCCTGTCTCGCGGACAAACGCTACGATGACGCGCTGGTTTGCGGTAAAACCGTCGAGCTCAGCCTTGGCGGCTACGGCTATCGCTGGTTCTGGACGCACCGCAGCGCGCTGCGCTGA
- the cydB gene encoding cytochrome d ubiquinol oxidase subunit II, with translation MGVDISVIWFAIIVFATLMYIIMDGFDLGIGLLFNFVGDAKERDVMVNSVAPVWDGNETWLVLGGAGLFGAFPLAYAVIIDALTIPLTAMLIGLIFRGVAFEFRFKATPSHRKFWDYSFAGGSLLATFSQGVVVGAVINGFDVEGRRFVGSSLDWLTPFNLFCGIGLVVAYTLLGTTWLIMKSEGALQQRMRELTRHVLLALMVVIAVVSVWTPLGWQYVADRWFTLPNFFWFLPVPLLVGIFSVLIWRLTRNPDSHARPFLLTLGLIFLGFSGLGISLWPNIIPPRITLWEAAAPPASQLFMLVGTLLIIPVILVYTAWSYYVFRGKVSDTEGYH, from the coding sequence ATGGGCGTCGATATCTCAGTGATTTGGTTTGCCATCATCGTGTTTGCCACGCTGATGTATATCATTATGGACGGCTTCGATCTGGGGATTGGCCTGCTGTTTAACTTCGTGGGCGATGCCAAAGAGCGCGATGTGATGGTCAACAGCGTGGCGCCCGTCTGGGACGGAAACGAGACCTGGCTGGTGCTCGGCGGCGCGGGGCTGTTCGGCGCGTTTCCGCTGGCCTATGCGGTGATCATTGATGCGCTGACCATCCCTCTCACCGCGATGCTGATCGGCCTCATCTTTCGCGGCGTTGCCTTTGAGTTCCGCTTCAAAGCCACCCCTTCACACCGCAAATTCTGGGACTACTCCTTTGCCGGCGGCTCCCTGCTCGCCACCTTCAGCCAGGGCGTGGTGGTGGGCGCCGTGATCAACGGCTTTGACGTGGAGGGCCGACGTTTTGTCGGCTCTTCGCTGGACTGGCTCACGCCTTTCAACCTCTTCTGCGGCATCGGTCTGGTCGTCGCCTACACGCTGCTGGGCACCACCTGGCTCATCATGAAAAGCGAAGGCGCGCTGCAACAACGCATGCGCGAACTGACCCGCCACGTGCTGCTGGCGCTGATGGTGGTTATCGCGGTGGTCAGCGTCTGGACGCCGCTCGGCTGGCAGTACGTCGCCGACCGCTGGTTTACCCTGCCCAACTTCTTCTGGTTTCTGCCGGTTCCGCTGCTGGTCGGGATCTTCAGCGTGCTGATCTGGCGCCTGACCCGCAATCCGGACAGCCACGCGCGCCCTTTCCTGCTGACGCTGGGGCTGATCTTCCTCGGGTTCAGCGGTCTGGGTATCAGCCTCTGGCCGAACATTATTCCGCCGCGTATCACTCTGTGGGAGGCCGCGGCCCCGCCTGCCAGCCAGCTGTTTATGCTGGTTGGGACGTTACTGATTATTCCGGTGATCCTGGTGTACACCGCCTGGAGCTACTACGTGTTCCGGGGCAAGGTTTCGGATACTGAAGGCTATCACTGA
- a CDS encoding cytochrome ubiquinol oxidase subunit I yields the protein MFELDAFHLARIQFAFTVSFHILFPAITIGLASYLVVLEGMWLRTKNDVWRSLYHFWLKIFAVNFGMGVVSGLVMAYQFGTNWSGFSQFAGSITGPLLTYEVLTAFFLEAGFLGVMMFGWNKVGPGLHFFSTCMVALGTLMSTFWILASNSWMHTPQGFTIENGQVIPQDWLAIVFNPSFPYRLIHMAIAAFLSSALFVGASAAWHLLRGNDTPAVRTMFSMAMWMALLVAPIQAVVGDMHGLNTLEHQPAKIAAIEGHWENPPGEATPLLLFGLPDMEEERTKYGLEIPALGSLILTHSLDKQVPALKDFPKEDRPNSTIVFWSFRIMVGMGLLMITLGLLSLWLRYRHRLYHSRPFQWFALCMGPAGLVALLAGWVTTEVGRQPWVVYGYLRTIDAVSLHSTLQMSISLLAFFVVYSSVFGVGYVYLIRLIKKGPQPVDTLTSNTSGTPARPLSAAESVPEEERI from the coding sequence ATGTTCGAACTCGATGCGTTTCATCTGGCCAGAATTCAGTTCGCTTTTACCGTCTCGTTCCACATCCTGTTTCCTGCGATCACCATCGGTCTCGCCAGCTACCTGGTGGTGCTGGAGGGCATGTGGCTGCGCACCAAAAACGACGTCTGGCGATCGTTGTACCACTTCTGGCTAAAGATATTTGCCGTTAACTTCGGCATGGGCGTCGTTTCCGGGCTGGTGATGGCGTACCAGTTTGGCACCAACTGGAGCGGGTTCTCCCAGTTCGCGGGCAGCATTACCGGCCCGCTTCTGACTTATGAGGTGTTAACCGCTTTCTTCCTGGAGGCCGGATTCCTCGGCGTTATGATGTTCGGCTGGAACAAGGTCGGCCCGGGGCTGCACTTCTTTTCGACCTGCATGGTGGCGCTCGGCACGCTGATGTCGACCTTCTGGATCCTCGCCTCTAACAGCTGGATGCATACGCCGCAGGGTTTCACTATCGAAAACGGGCAGGTTATCCCGCAGGACTGGCTGGCAATCGTCTTTAACCCCTCCTTCCCGTACCGTCTTATTCATATGGCTATCGCCGCGTTCCTGAGCAGCGCGCTGTTTGTCGGCGCGTCGGCCGCCTGGCATCTGCTGCGCGGTAACGATACGCCCGCCGTTCGCACCATGTTTTCGATGGCGATGTGGATGGCGCTGCTGGTCGCCCCTATCCAGGCGGTGGTGGGCGATATGCACGGCCTGAACACGCTTGAGCATCAGCCAGCCAAAATCGCCGCTATTGAGGGTCACTGGGAAAATCCGCCCGGCGAGGCCACCCCGCTGCTGCTGTTTGGCCTGCCGGATATGGAGGAAGAGCGCACCAAATACGGCCTGGAGATCCCCGCGCTCGGCAGCCTGATTCTGACGCACAGCCTGGATAAACAGGTCCCGGCCCTGAAAGACTTCCCGAAAGAGGATCGCCCCAACTCGACCATCGTTTTCTGGTCGTTCCGCATTATGGTGGGGATGGGTCTGCTGATGATTACCCTCGGTCTGCTCAGCCTCTGGCTACGCTATCGCCATCGACTTTACCACTCGCGTCCGTTCCAGTGGTTTGCCCTCTGCATGGGGCCTGCGGGGCTGGTCGCGCTGCTTGCCGGCTGGGTGACCACCGAAGTAGGCCGTCAGCCGTGGGTTGTCTATGGCTACCTGCGCACCATCGACGCGGTATCGCTGCACAGCACCCTGCAGATGAGCATTAGCCTGCTGGCGTTCTTCGTCGTCTACTCATCCGTATTTGGCGTGGGCTATGTTTATCTCATCCGGCTGATTAAGAAAGGTCCTCAGCCCGTTGATACGCTGACGTCAAACACCTCGGGCACGCCTGCCCGTCCGCTGTCAGCCGCGGAGTCTGTTCCGGAAGAGGAGAGAATCTGA
- a CDS encoding manganese catalase family protein, with product MFRHVKQLQYTVRVAEPNPGLANLLLEQFGGPQGELAAACRYFTQGLSDDDPGRKDMLMDIATEELSHLEIIGTLVGMLNKGAKGALAEGVENEAELYRSMTENGNDSHITSLLYGGGTPLTNSAGVPWTAAYVDTIGEPTADLRSNVAAEARAKIIYERLINVTDDPGVKDALAFLMTREAAHQLSFEKALQSIRNNFPPGKLPPIEEFTNKYYNMSEGGEVRGSWNSDKHFDYVESPQPAVDGGDGSASVTLTTEQATLVKAMSARTKSDPHSDPLTGAELGAGKTKP from the coding sequence ATGTTTCGACACGTCAAACAGCTGCAATACACGGTTCGCGTCGCCGAACCGAATCCCGGCCTGGCGAACCTTTTACTGGAACAATTTGGCGGACCGCAGGGTGAACTGGCCGCCGCCTGCCGCTACTTTACGCAAGGGTTGAGCGATGACGATCCGGGCCGTAAAGACATGCTGATGGATATCGCGACCGAGGAGTTAAGCCACCTCGAAATCATCGGTACCCTGGTTGGTATGCTGAATAAAGGTGCCAAGGGCGCGCTGGCGGAAGGGGTGGAAAATGAGGCCGAGCTGTATCGCTCCATGACCGAAAACGGCAATGACAGCCACATCACCTCCCTGCTCTACGGCGGCGGAACCCCGCTAACCAACTCAGCGGGCGTACCCTGGACGGCGGCCTACGTCGACACCATTGGCGAGCCGACGGCGGATCTGCGTTCGAACGTGGCGGCCGAGGCCAGAGCCAAAATCATCTATGAACGGCTGATCAACGTGACTGACGATCCCGGCGTTAAAGATGCCCTGGCGTTTCTGATGACGCGTGAGGCGGCGCATCAGCTCTCCTTTGAGAAGGCGCTGCAGTCCATCCGTAATAATTTCCCGCCGGGAAAACTGCCGCCAATCGAGGAATTCACCAACAAGTACTACAATATGTCTGAAGGTGGAGAGGTTCGCGGAAGCTGGAACAGCGATAAACATTTCGATTACGTTGAGTCCCCCCAGCCTGCGGTGGATGGCGGCGATGGCAGTGCCAGCGTCACGCTCACAACCGAGCAGGCAACCCTGGTTAAGGCGATGTCTGCCCGCACGAAGTCCGATCCACATTCTGACCCGCTGACCGGTGCCGAGCTGGGTGCCGGTAAGACTAAACCGTAA
- a CDS encoding ferritin-like domain-containing protein yields MNMKSVEDVFIHLLSDTYSAEKQLTRALSKLARAASSEKLSAAFTAHLEETQGQIERIDQIVEQEDGIKLKRMKCVAMEGLIEEANEVIESTEKNEVRDAALIAAAQKVEHYEIASYGTLATLAEQLGYKKAVKLLAETLEEEKETDLKLTDLAVGNINQKAQK; encoded by the coding sequence ATGAATATGAAAAGTGTAGAGGATGTATTTATTCATCTTCTGTCGGATACCTACAGCGCAGAAAAGCAGCTTACCCGAGCGTTAAGCAAGCTTGCCCGCGCCGCCTCCAGCGAGAAGCTGAGCGCCGCATTTACCGCACACCTTGAAGAGACGCAAGGTCAGATCGAACGCATCGACCAGATCGTGGAACAGGAAGACGGCATCAAGCTCAAGCGCATGAAATGCGTCGCAATGGAAGGCTTAATTGAAGAAGCTAATGAAGTCATCGAAAGCACGGAAAAAAATGAAGTCCGTGATGCCGCATTAATTGCCGCTGCGCAAAAAGTGGAGCATTACGAAATAGCCAGCTACGGTACCCTTGCCACTCTGGCAGAACAGCTCGGCTATAAAAAAGCCGTTAAGCTTCTTGCCGAAACGCTGGAAGAAGAGAAAGAGACCGACCTTAAACTCACCGACCTGGCCGTTGGCAATATTAACCAAAAAGCGCAGAAATGA
- a CDS encoding general stress protein encodes MAEHRGGSGNFAEDREKASEAGRKGGQHSGGNFKNDPQRASEAGKKGGQNSHGGGRKSDNS; translated from the coding sequence ATGGCAGAGCATCGTGGTGGTTCCGGTAATTTCGCTGAAGACCGTGAAAAAGCATCAGAAGCTGGACGTAAAGGTGGCCAGCACAGCGGTGGTAATTTTAAAAACGATCCGCAACGCGCATCTGAAGCGGGTAAGAAAGGGGGACAGAACAGTCACGGCGGAGGCCGTAAATCTGATAACTCCTGA
- a CDS encoding VOC family protein: MANTITADDIREHFSQAMSAMYQQEVPQYGTLLELVADVNLAVLENDPLLHEQLANADELARLNVERHGAIRVGSAQELSTLRRMFAIMGMYPVSYYDLSQAGVPVHSTAFRPIDDAALCRNPFRIFTSLLRLELIENVALRERAAEILSHRNIFTPRCLALLDLYESEGQFTVEQAQEFVQEALETFRWHRHATVDQETYQALHNEHRLIADVVCFPGCHINHLTPRTLDIDRVQELMPKYGIEPKILIEGPPRREVPVLLRQTSFKALEEPVLFAGEHKGTHTARFGEIEQRGVALTPKGRELYDSLLAQAGTGKDNLTHQLHLQEIFSAFPDSELLMRRQELAYFRYRLTPAGEAHRHAFRPGDDPQPLIERGWVVAQPITYEDFLPVSAAGIFQSNLGNETQARSHGNASRDAFEAALGCPVYDEFTLYEEAETRSKQRCGLL; the protein is encoded by the coding sequence ATGGCGAACACCATCACGGCTGATGACATTCGGGAACACTTTTCGCAGGCTATGTCGGCGATGTACCAGCAGGAAGTTCCGCAGTACGGCACCTTGCTTGAACTGGTAGCGGACGTAAACCTGGCGGTGCTGGAAAATGATCCACTATTACATGAACAACTGGCAAACGCCGATGAGCTTGCGCGTCTGAACGTCGAGCGTCACGGGGCCATCCGCGTCGGCAGTGCGCAAGAACTTTCAACCCTGCGCCGTATGTTTGCCATTATGGGGATGTACCCGGTCAGCTATTACGATCTCTCCCAGGCGGGGGTGCCGGTCCACTCAACGGCATTTCGGCCGATTGATGATGCGGCGCTGTGCCGTAATCCGTTCCGCATCTTTACTTCGCTGCTGCGCCTTGAGCTGATTGAAAACGTCGCGCTGCGCGAACGTGCGGCGGAAATTCTGTCTCACCGAAACATCTTCACCCCGCGCTGTCTGGCGCTTCTCGATCTGTATGAATCGGAAGGGCAGTTTACCGTCGAGCAGGCGCAGGAGTTTGTGCAGGAAGCGCTGGAAACCTTCCGCTGGCACCGTCATGCGACGGTCGATCAGGAAACCTATCAGGCGCTGCATAACGAGCATCGCCTGATTGCCGACGTGGTCTGCTTCCCGGGCTGCCATATCAACCACCTCACGCCTCGGACGCTGGATATTGACCGGGTGCAGGAGCTGATGCCGAAGTACGGTATCGAGCCGAAAATTTTGATTGAAGGGCCGCCGCGTCGCGAGGTGCCCGTCCTGCTGCGTCAAACCAGTTTCAAGGCGCTGGAAGAGCCGGTGCTGTTTGCCGGTGAACACAAAGGCACCCACACGGCGCGCTTCGGTGAGATTGAGCAGCGCGGCGTGGCGCTGACCCCGAAAGGCCGGGAACTGTACGATAGCCTCCTTGCCCAGGCCGGTACCGGCAAAGATAACCTGACGCACCAGCTGCATCTGCAGGAGATCTTTAGCGCCTTCCCTGACAGCGAACTGTTAATGCGCCGTCAGGAGCTGGCGTATTTCCGCTACCGTCTGACGCCAGCGGGTGAAGCGCATCGGCATGCGTTCCGGCCGGGCGACGATCCGCAGCCGCTGATCGAGCGCGGATGGGTCGTCGCACAGCCGATCACCTACGAAGATTTCCTCCCGGTCAGCGCCGCGGGGATTTTCCAGTCCAATCTCGGGAATGAAACCCAGGCCCGCAGCCACGGTAATGCCAGCCGCGATGCGTTTGAAGCGGCCCTCGGCTGCCCGGTGTATGACGAATTTACCCTCTATGAGGAGGCTGAAACGCGCAGCAAACAGCGTTGCGGTTTGCTCTGA